A single Rubrivivax gelatinosus IL144 DNA region contains:
- a CDS encoding VOC family protein encodes MLVRKIHHVAYRCRDARETVEWYERHLGMRFILAIAEDEVPSTKAPDPYMHVFLDAGGGNVLAFFELPTQPAMDRDRNTPAWVQHLALQVDSVDTLLATKARLEAAGIEVVGPTDHTIFRSIYFFDPNGHRLELAADCATPEMMSRLDAVKREMLDEWSRTKKAPKHAAWMHDGSLAKEDA; translated from the coding sequence ATGCTGGTCCGCAAGATCCACCACGTCGCCTACCGCTGCCGCGACGCGCGCGAAACCGTCGAGTGGTACGAGCGCCATCTCGGCATGCGCTTCATCCTCGCGATCGCCGAGGACGAGGTGCCGTCGACCAAGGCGCCCGACCCCTACATGCACGTCTTCCTCGACGCCGGCGGCGGCAACGTGCTCGCCTTCTTCGAGCTGCCGACCCAGCCGGCGATGGACCGCGACCGCAACACGCCGGCCTGGGTGCAGCATCTGGCGCTGCAGGTCGACTCGGTCGACACGCTGCTGGCGACCAAGGCGCGGCTCGAAGCCGCCGGCATCGAGGTCGTCGGCCCGACCGACCACACGATCTTCCGCAGCATCTATTTCTTCGATCCCAACGGCCACCGGCTGGAACTGGCCGCCGACTGTGCGACGCCCGAGATGATGTCGCGGCTGGACGCCGTCAAGCGCGAGATGCTCGACGAATGGAGCCGCACGAAGAAGGCGCCCAAACACGCCGCCTGGATGCACGACGGCAGCCTCGCGAAGGAGGACGCATGA